DNA sequence from the Chitinophaga flava genome:
CTCGCCCATCTGCGCAATCTGTTTGAAGATGCCCAGGAGGATGTTCCTCAATTCCGTAAAAACATGGAAACCTGGTTCAATGAAACGATGACCCGTGCCAGCGGCTGGTACCGCAGACAAACACAGGTATGGCTGCTGATACTGGGAATGGGCATTGCTGCTGTCTTTAATGTAGACTCCATCGCGATTGCGCGTATCCTGATGAAAGATAAAAGCGCCCGCGAACAGATGGTACAGCTGGTAACCAGCCGGGAGCCTTCTTTTGCCGCTATGACGGACACGCTCCTGCAAAAAAACGTAATGCACCGTGACAGCGCCTATTTCCGCCATGATACCTCTTTCCAGGTGCTCATGAAAGATACGGCCCTGATCGGCATATATGGTATCCTCCGCCAGGATGCCGGTGATGCTCAAAGTGTACTGGGTATCAGCCGTTCCTGCGTAACCGATAGTACAGGAGGTAAAAAACGGACCCATTGCGGGTTTACACATCCTTATCAGCAAAATGGCTGGATGGTACTGGCTGGATGGATTATCACCTCACTGGCCATCTCGCTGGGAGCACCCTTCTGGTTTGACCTGCTGGGGAGGGTGGTAAAATTCAGAACTGCTCCACCGCAACGGTGATATATGTGATAAATGCAACTGTGATGGATATGATAAATGCTGATGCTCCTGATGGAGCGGAGATATAAGCGGGGAAAAAGTGAAAAATCAATACATTTCACTATCATCTTCGCATTTATCTTCGCTGATCAGGAGCATCAGTAAAATCAGTATTTATCACTGTTGCCAGGCGAGCATACCACCAACCAGGTTCTTTACATTGGTAAAGCCCATAGTTTCGAGCAGCATGCAAGCTTGTCCGCTACGGTTACCGCTGCGGCAGTATACAACGACTTCTTCGTCTTTCAGGTGTTCAATTTCGTCTATCTGCATAGTTTGCACGAGGCCCAGTGGAATATGGAAACCACCGATATTGAATTCGGCGCGTTCATGCGGTTCACGGACGTCCAGGATGTTCACGTGTTCACCGTTATCTATCCGCTGTTTCAGTTCTTCCTTTGTGATATTTTGCATGATATAAAATTATGGTCGGTTAAAAGATATTATTCTACTGTTGGTCAGCGGGTTGTGGCTGGACGGAGTCCTTTGCGGGTTTGGTAGCAGACAGCCACAGGTCCACGCTTTCACCGGCCCTCACCATGTTGTAGTCACCTATTTCATTTTTGCGGGCAGGTACCTGCTTGATAATATAGGCATTGGCTGTATCGGTTACGTTGGGATCGACGATGATAGTCCCGGTGCTCAGGTTGCTGGCGCTCAATGTTTCCTTTGCTTCTGCAAAGGTAAGCCCTACAAAGTTAGGCACGGGATTCTCGATGCTGCCGGTGCCACTGCTGATGATGAGTGTGATATTACTACCTTCGGCGATAGGTGTACCGGGTTTGATCCGTTTACCATTGAGCAGCTGCTGCAGCACAGTATTGGTGGCAAAGTCTGGCTTGTAGATAGTATCGCCTACGTTGAGACGCATGCTTTTAAGCATCATTTCCGCGCTGCGGAAAGTGAGGCCTTCCAGATCAGGCATTTTCACCATAGGAGCCACTACCTTGTTGACAGTCAGGTATATCGTTCTGCCTACTTTTACCTCGGCGCCCTTTTCAGGAGTCTGGACCCAAACAGACAGCGGAGGGATACTATCGATATAGATGGAATCTCTCACATCAGCCTCAAATCCGGCATTTTCCAGGATGGCCATTGCTTCTTTAACATTTTTCCCCCGCACGTCAGGTACAGTCAGATGTTTCCCATGTTTGGTAATGATGCCCAGCATAGAAAAAAACAACAGCGCCAGCACAAAAAAGAAGGCAATCACAATCAACAGGTTAAATGCAAAGGAGCGCTTGGTAATAAAGTCAAACACGATAATAAAATATTTAGTTAAAATTACTTTTTCATGCATTCTTCTAAGAGAGCGCCGTAAAACTCTTGTAAGGTTTTACCAGCGGCCCTTACCTGCTGCGGCACAAGGCTGTTTTCAGACTGGCCGGGCATGGTATTGGCTTCCAGGAAATACAGTTTTCCGGTAGCCTCTTCATAGATAAAATCAATCCTGGTGATGCCTTTGCAGTTCAGCTTATCGTACAAGGAAGACGCTGTTTGCTGCACCAGCAGGGTAATATCATCGGACACCGGAGCAGGTGTAATTTCGTTGGACACTCCCGGTGTATATTTCGCTTCGTAATCGAAGAACTCCTTGCTGCTCACCACTTCTGTGATAGGCAGTACATTGAGGGTACCATTGGCGCGGTACAGACCTATGGTCAGTTCCCTTCCTTTAATAAATTCTTCGATCAGTACCTGGTTATCTTCCTTAAAGGCCTTTTCTATGGCTGCCGGCAGCTCTTCCGCCGTTTTCACTTTAGACATACCGATGCTGCTGCCACCTTCTGCCGGTTTAACGAAAACGGGCAAACGCAGTTGCTGCAGGATGGCATTCACATCGTGAGGCTGATCGCGGAATACGTGTACGGATTTGGACACATTTACCACATTCAGGGCTGCCACCACCTTATTGCAATAGCTTTTGTTGAAGGTCAGCGCCGAGGTCACCATGCCGCAGCTGGTGTAAGGGATATCCAGCATTTCGAAATAACCCTGCAAACGGCCGTCTTCTCCGGGTGTACCGTGTATACCGATAAACACGGCATCAAATTTTATCTTGTTACCCCCGATATTCAGGGAGAAGTCATTTTTATCAATTTCATGGACCGAACCATCAGGGGCAGTATAGCTCCATCCCTGTTTGGTAACAATAATCTTATATACAGCATATTTGCTGCTGTCCAGGTTTTTTTCTATCGTTACAGCGCTCTGTACGGATATCACATATTCTCCGGAATATCCACCGGCAACCAAAGCTATGTTCTTCTTCATAAGATATTTTAACAATAAGCGGGTAAAGTTAAATGTTATTTGTTAATTGTCAACAGCAGGTCAGTTGGCCTTTTCATTAATTTCCGGTGGTCGGCGGGGGATCTTTTATGGGAGGGGACTCCGGTACAAAAAAGCCGTCCGGAAGCTACCGAACGGCTTTTAATGATTTTCCAGGTATATATTAGAGGTGCAGTTTCTCTTTTTTAGCCATCAGTTCATCTACTGTTTCCTGGTACATTTCGTCCGGAACGCAGCAGTCAACCGGGCAAACAGCCGCACACTGTGGTTCTTCGTGGAAACCCTGGCATTCAGTACATTTATTCGGTACTATATAGTATGTGTCCACGCTGATAGGGGCATTCCGCTGGTCAGCGTCCATCTGGCTTCCGTCCATCAGGGTATACGTACCTTTCACTGTGGTACCATCAGAAAGTGCCCATTCCACACCGCCTTCATAGATTGCATTATTGGGACATTCCGGTTCACAGGCGCCACAATTTATACATTCATCTGTTATCTTAATTGCCATAGAGTAAACTTTTTTAGAAGTAAGCCATTAATTTTGTGCAACAAAAATAAAATTTTCCCGGTTTAATTAAGTCAAATATTTATAAGAGTTTCATGAATATAGCAGAAAAAGAAGCAGCGTTGGTACGCCTGGGCCAGTATCTGGCAGGCAACAGTCCGGAATTGGAAGCAGTAAAGGAGCGTGCTTATCTCGCCAATGGCTGGTTTACACCTGCTTTTATTAATCAATCCATCCGGAATATCTGTCAATACTACCTTGATCCCGAAGCCCTTCAGCGCTGGCTCGGGCAATACCCTGCCGCCGCCCTGGAGAGGGAGCCTAAAAAAGTAGGCATCGTAGTGGCTGGCAATATTCCTCTGGTAGGCTTCCACGACTGGCTCTGCGGATTTATCAGCGGCCATCATGTAAAAATGAAATTATCTTCCAAAGATGAGGTGCTCAT
Encoded proteins:
- a CDS encoding PASTA domain-containing protein, which gives rise to MFDFITKRSFAFNLLIVIAFFFVLALLFFSMLGIITKHGKHLTVPDVRGKNVKEAMAILENAGFEADVRDSIYIDSIPPLSVWVQTPEKGAEVKVGRTIYLTVNKVVAPMVKMPDLEGLTFRSAEMMLKSMRLNVGDTIYKPDFATNTVLQQLLNGKRIKPGTPIAEGSNITLIISSGTGSIENPVPNFVGLTFAEAKETLSASNLSTGTIIVDPNVTDTANAYIIKQVPARKNEIGDYNMVRAGESVDLWLSATKPAKDSVQPQPADQQ
- a CDS encoding D-alanine--D-alanine ligase, whose amino-acid sequence is MKKNIALVAGGYSGEYVISVQSAVTIEKNLDSSKYAVYKIIVTKQGWSYTAPDGSVHEIDKNDFSLNIGGNKIKFDAVFIGIHGTPGEDGRLQGYFEMLDIPYTSCGMVTSALTFNKSYCNKVVAALNVVNVSKSVHVFRDQPHDVNAILQQLRLPVFVKPAEGGSSIGMSKVKTAEELPAAIEKAFKEDNQVLIEEFIKGRELTIGLYRANGTLNVLPITEVVSSKEFFDYEAKYTPGVSNEITPAPVSDDITLLVQQTASSLYDKLNCKGITRIDFIYEEATGKLYFLEANTMPGQSENSLVPQQVRAAGKTLQEFYGALLEECMKK
- a CDS encoding rhodanese-like domain-containing protein; this encodes MQNITKEELKQRIDNGEHVNILDVREPHERAEFNIGGFHIPLGLVQTMQIDEIEHLKDEEVVVYCRSGNRSGQACMLLETMGFTNVKNLVGGMLAWQQ
- a CDS encoding 4Fe-4S dicluster domain-containing protein — translated: MAIKITDECINCGACEPECPNNAIYEGGVEWALSDGTTVKGTYTLMDGSQMDADQRNAPISVDTYYIVPNKCTECQGFHEEPQCAAVCPVDCCVPDEMYQETVDELMAKKEKLHL